A window of the Euwallacea similis isolate ESF13 chromosome 20, ESF131.1, whole genome shotgun sequence genome harbors these coding sequences:
- the LOC136415642 gene encoding E3 ubiquitin-protein ligase LRSAM1-like isoform X2, producing the protein MVVSELVSFVTCDIVCTMFRRKKSCNKKLLEHKLYLARENPEPDFDISSCDLSEIPNGIYSLCRVFLKQSLILNKNHLSSLSGGGDLKDLSGLKVLNISHNEFEYLPSDIGLLTNLEEFYLDNNKLKSLPNSLCNLVNLKCLGLSSNKLKLLPEDIGNLSSLKMLNLEGNDMLKQLPKSICKAKLLSNLCLDSENFVYPPSNVVANGLEALMDYICNDVGIEYTASSEELVDRKQDSDLGEIGKPDHFQEKICELERKKLKKAQEFLEIEKNNDLMQRQEIEMANVHKANRQKLLATISQRQSKFDSALNRFQQGREAERFRLIEHLQEAENYACTSINNLLKLSKEPVWQLLEKEEEEKKKLLSAVDKYNADLHKTDILAAMQDILKQETELFNKYNKNKTETSRSILELELETDTKLAHILKGQEAHKANLVQNLVEDTHLQKAAVSTLLERGDARSWGLLQQVRLVESQLAALTTIELDRRKLKIDEHLNELAEQRVNLSILLMDLLEQQRERRSQLLSTLQTMEDSICDNSEDFWLRQYQQLLEKLPQGLSHAQKNIDPRLAEMLLANGVLHCLPFLAKLTQSQSNTKSITELDLIEAGIRIPFDRQKILDSLHAYSKEQISCNYIPSAPAAEENEASAPPLLDDIKAITTVECVICLDIECQVIFVPCGHFCCCFNCSGPVQKCPLCRTNIERKVTMLFQ; encoded by the exons ATGGTTGTATCAGAGCTAGTATCATTTGTAACATGTGATATAGTATGTACAATGTTCAGAAGGAAGAAGTCCTGCAATAAGAAGCTTCTCGAACATAAACTTTATCTG GCAAGAGAGAACCCCGAACCAGACTTTGATATTTCCTCTTGTGACTTATCAGAGATTCCCAATGGTATTTATTCCCTCTGCAGAGTTTTCCTCAAACAGTCTCTCATTCTCAACAAAAATCACTTATCTTCATTATCAGGAGGGGGTGACTTAAAAGATTTATCAGGCTTAAAAGTTCTCAATATATCCCataatgaatttgaatatttgccTAGTGATATTGGGTTGTTAACAAATTTAGAG gAGTTTTATCTGGATAATAACAAACTGAAATCCTTGCCAAACTCACTGTGCAACTTAGTCAATTTGAAATGTCTTGGTTTAAGTAGTAACAAGCTGAAACTACTGCCTGAAGATATAGGAAATTTAAGCTCTTTAAAGATGTTAAACTTAGAGGGAAATGATATGCTAAAACAACTGCCAAAGAGTATTTGCAAAGCAAAACTTTTAAGTAATTTGTGTTTAGATAGTGAGAATTTTGTATACCCTCCAAGTAATGTGGTTGCCAATGGTTTAGAGGCCTTAATGGATTATATTTGTAATG ATGTTGGCATTGAATACACTGCCTCAAGTGAGGAATTGGTTGATAGAAAACAGGATAGTGATTTAGGAGAGATAGGTAAACCTGATCACTTTCAG gaGAAAATTTGCGAGCTAGAGAGAAAAAAG TTGAAGAAAGCACAAGAGTTTCtagaaattgagaaaaataatgatttaatgCAAAGACAGGAAATCGAAATGGCAAATGTGCACAAAGCTAATAGACAGAAG TTATTAGCCACAATTTCTCAAAGACAATCAAAGTTCGATTCTGCACTCAATAGATTTCAGCAAGGACGGGAAGCTGAGAGGTTCAGACTTATAGAACATCTTCAAGAAG CGGAAAATTATGCTTGCACTTCTATAAAcaatcttttaaaattgagTAAAGAGCCAGTCTGGCAGCTGCTAGAGAAAGAGGAGgaggaaaaaaagaaacttctGAGCGCCGTtgataa GTACAATGCAGATTTGCACAAAACCGACATATTAGCTGCCATGCAAGACATTTTAAAGCAGGaaactgaattatttaataagtataataaaaataaaacagaaacgTCGAGAAGTATTCTAGAATT GGAATTAGAAACTGATACCAAATTGGCGCATATTTTAAAGGGCCAGGAAGCCCATAAAGCAAACTTGGTTCAAAACTTAGTTGAGGATACCCATTTGCAGAAAGCTGCAGTGAGTACTCTGTTGGAAAGGGGTGATGCTCGTAGCTGGGGTTTACTGCAGCAAGTGAGACTTGTTGAATCTCAATTAGCTGCTCTTACAACTATTGAATTGGACAGAAGAAAGCTAAAAATAGATGAGCATTTG AACGAGCTGGCTGAACAACGCGTAAACTTATCTATTTTGTTAATGGATTTGCTGGAGCAACAAAGAGAGAGACGCTCCCAACTTTTATCTACATTACAAACTATGGAGGACAGCATTTGTGATAACTCCGAAGATTTTTGGTTGAGACAATATCAACAGTTGCTGGAAAA attGCCTCAAGGGTTGTCTCATGCCCAGAAAAACATAGATCCGAGGTTGGCTGAAATGCTATTGGCTAATGGTGTCTTACATTGTTTGCCCTTTTTAGCCAAATTGACGCAATCTCAAT CAAACACCAAAAGCATAACTGAGTTAGACCTAATTGAAGCCGGAATTAGGATTCCATTTGACCGTCAAAAAATTCTAGATTCTTTGCACGCTTATTCAAAAGAACAAATATCTTGTAATTACATTCCATCAGCTCCTGCAGCCGAAGAAAACGAAGCCTCAGCTCCTCCCCTACTAGATGATATTAAAGCCATAACCACTGTCGAATGTGTGATATGCTTAGATATAGAG tgCCAAGTGATCTTTGTACCTTGTGGCCACTTTTGCTGTTGCTTCAACTGTTCAGGGCCAGTACAGAAGTGTCCATTATGTAGGACCAATATTGAGAGAAAAGTCACAATGTTGtttcaatag
- the LOC136415642 gene encoding E3 ubiquitin-protein ligase LRSAM1-like isoform X1, which yields MVVSELVSFVTCDIVCTMFRRKKSCNKKLLEHKLYLARENPEPDFDISSCDLSEIPNGIYSLCRVFLKQSLILNKNHLSSLSGGGDLKDLSGLKVLNISHNEFEYLPSDIGLLTNLEEFYLDNNKLKSLPNSLCNLVNLKCLGLSSNKLKLLPEDIGNLSSLKMLNLEGNDMLKQLPKSICKAKLLSNLCLDSENFVYPPSNVVANGLEALMDYICNDVGIEYTASSEELVDRKQDSDLGEIGKPDHFQEKICELERKKACKAQEFLEIEKNNDLMQRQEIEMANVHKANRQKLLATISQRQSKFDSALNRFQQGREAERFRLIEHLQEAENYACTSINNLLKLSKEPVWQLLEKEEEEKKKLLSAVDKYNADLHKTDILAAMQDILKQETELFNKYNKNKTETSRSILELELETDTKLAHILKGQEAHKANLVQNLVEDTHLQKAAVSTLLERGDARSWGLLQQVRLVESQLAALTTIELDRRKLKIDEHLNELAEQRVNLSILLMDLLEQQRERRSQLLSTLQTMEDSICDNSEDFWLRQYQQLLEKLPQGLSHAQKNIDPRLAEMLLANGVLHCLPFLAKLTQSQSNTKSITELDLIEAGIRIPFDRQKILDSLHAYSKEQISCNYIPSAPAAEENEASAPPLLDDIKAITTVECVICLDIECQVIFVPCGHFCCCFNCSGPVQKCPLCRTNIERKVTMLFQ from the exons ATGGTTGTATCAGAGCTAGTATCATTTGTAACATGTGATATAGTATGTACAATGTTCAGAAGGAAGAAGTCCTGCAATAAGAAGCTTCTCGAACATAAACTTTATCTG GCAAGAGAGAACCCCGAACCAGACTTTGATATTTCCTCTTGTGACTTATCAGAGATTCCCAATGGTATTTATTCCCTCTGCAGAGTTTTCCTCAAACAGTCTCTCATTCTCAACAAAAATCACTTATCTTCATTATCAGGAGGGGGTGACTTAAAAGATTTATCAGGCTTAAAAGTTCTCAATATATCCCataatgaatttgaatatttgccTAGTGATATTGGGTTGTTAACAAATTTAGAG gAGTTTTATCTGGATAATAACAAACTGAAATCCTTGCCAAACTCACTGTGCAACTTAGTCAATTTGAAATGTCTTGGTTTAAGTAGTAACAAGCTGAAACTACTGCCTGAAGATATAGGAAATTTAAGCTCTTTAAAGATGTTAAACTTAGAGGGAAATGATATGCTAAAACAACTGCCAAAGAGTATTTGCAAAGCAAAACTTTTAAGTAATTTGTGTTTAGATAGTGAGAATTTTGTATACCCTCCAAGTAATGTGGTTGCCAATGGTTTAGAGGCCTTAATGGATTATATTTGTAATG ATGTTGGCATTGAATACACTGCCTCAAGTGAGGAATTGGTTGATAGAAAACAGGATAGTGATTTAGGAGAGATAGGTAAACCTGATCACTTTCAG gaGAAAATTTGCGAGCTAGAGAGAAAAAAGGCATGt AAAGCACAAGAGTTTCtagaaattgagaaaaataatgatttaatgCAAAGACAGGAAATCGAAATGGCAAATGTGCACAAAGCTAATAGACAGAAG TTATTAGCCACAATTTCTCAAAGACAATCAAAGTTCGATTCTGCACTCAATAGATTTCAGCAAGGACGGGAAGCTGAGAGGTTCAGACTTATAGAACATCTTCAAGAAG CGGAAAATTATGCTTGCACTTCTATAAAcaatcttttaaaattgagTAAAGAGCCAGTCTGGCAGCTGCTAGAGAAAGAGGAGgaggaaaaaaagaaacttctGAGCGCCGTtgataa GTACAATGCAGATTTGCACAAAACCGACATATTAGCTGCCATGCAAGACATTTTAAAGCAGGaaactgaattatttaataagtataataaaaataaaacagaaacgTCGAGAAGTATTCTAGAATT GGAATTAGAAACTGATACCAAATTGGCGCATATTTTAAAGGGCCAGGAAGCCCATAAAGCAAACTTGGTTCAAAACTTAGTTGAGGATACCCATTTGCAGAAAGCTGCAGTGAGTACTCTGTTGGAAAGGGGTGATGCTCGTAGCTGGGGTTTACTGCAGCAAGTGAGACTTGTTGAATCTCAATTAGCTGCTCTTACAACTATTGAATTGGACAGAAGAAAGCTAAAAATAGATGAGCATTTG AACGAGCTGGCTGAACAACGCGTAAACTTATCTATTTTGTTAATGGATTTGCTGGAGCAACAAAGAGAGAGACGCTCCCAACTTTTATCTACATTACAAACTATGGAGGACAGCATTTGTGATAACTCCGAAGATTTTTGGTTGAGACAATATCAACAGTTGCTGGAAAA attGCCTCAAGGGTTGTCTCATGCCCAGAAAAACATAGATCCGAGGTTGGCTGAAATGCTATTGGCTAATGGTGTCTTACATTGTTTGCCCTTTTTAGCCAAATTGACGCAATCTCAAT CAAACACCAAAAGCATAACTGAGTTAGACCTAATTGAAGCCGGAATTAGGATTCCATTTGACCGTCAAAAAATTCTAGATTCTTTGCACGCTTATTCAAAAGAACAAATATCTTGTAATTACATTCCATCAGCTCCTGCAGCCGAAGAAAACGAAGCCTCAGCTCCTCCCCTACTAGATGATATTAAAGCCATAACCACTGTCGAATGTGTGATATGCTTAGATATAGAG tgCCAAGTGATCTTTGTACCTTGTGGCCACTTTTGCTGTTGCTTCAACTGTTCAGGGCCAGTACAGAAGTGTCCATTATGTAGGACCAATATTGAGAGAAAAGTCACAATGTTGtttcaatag
- the LOC136415642 gene encoding E3 ubiquitin-protein ligase LRSAM1-like isoform X4 has protein sequence MARENPEPDFDISSCDLSEIPNGIYSLCRVFLKQSLILNKNHLSSLSGGGDLKDLSGLKVLNISHNEFEYLPSDIGLLTNLEEFYLDNNKLKSLPNSLCNLVNLKCLGLSSNKLKLLPEDIGNLSSLKMLNLEGNDMLKQLPKSICKAKLLSNLCLDSENFVYPPSNVVANGLEALMDYICNDVGIEYTASSEELVDRKQDSDLGEIGKPDHFQEKICELERKKACKAQEFLEIEKNNDLMQRQEIEMANVHKANRQKLLATISQRQSKFDSALNRFQQGREAERFRLIEHLQEAENYACTSINNLLKLSKEPVWQLLEKEEEEKKKLLSAVDKYNADLHKTDILAAMQDILKQETELFNKYNKNKTETSRSILELELETDTKLAHILKGQEAHKANLVQNLVEDTHLQKAAVSTLLERGDARSWGLLQQVRLVESQLAALTTIELDRRKLKIDEHLNELAEQRVNLSILLMDLLEQQRERRSQLLSTLQTMEDSICDNSEDFWLRQYQQLLEKLPQGLSHAQKNIDPRLAEMLLANGVLHCLPFLAKLTQSQSNTKSITELDLIEAGIRIPFDRQKILDSLHAYSKEQISCNYIPSAPAAEENEASAPPLLDDIKAITTVECVICLDIECQVIFVPCGHFCCCFNCSGPVQKCPLCRTNIERKVTMLFQ, from the exons ATG GCAAGAGAGAACCCCGAACCAGACTTTGATATTTCCTCTTGTGACTTATCAGAGATTCCCAATGGTATTTATTCCCTCTGCAGAGTTTTCCTCAAACAGTCTCTCATTCTCAACAAAAATCACTTATCTTCATTATCAGGAGGGGGTGACTTAAAAGATTTATCAGGCTTAAAAGTTCTCAATATATCCCataatgaatttgaatatttgccTAGTGATATTGGGTTGTTAACAAATTTAGAG gAGTTTTATCTGGATAATAACAAACTGAAATCCTTGCCAAACTCACTGTGCAACTTAGTCAATTTGAAATGTCTTGGTTTAAGTAGTAACAAGCTGAAACTACTGCCTGAAGATATAGGAAATTTAAGCTCTTTAAAGATGTTAAACTTAGAGGGAAATGATATGCTAAAACAACTGCCAAAGAGTATTTGCAAAGCAAAACTTTTAAGTAATTTGTGTTTAGATAGTGAGAATTTTGTATACCCTCCAAGTAATGTGGTTGCCAATGGTTTAGAGGCCTTAATGGATTATATTTGTAATG ATGTTGGCATTGAATACACTGCCTCAAGTGAGGAATTGGTTGATAGAAAACAGGATAGTGATTTAGGAGAGATAGGTAAACCTGATCACTTTCAG gaGAAAATTTGCGAGCTAGAGAGAAAAAAGGCATGt AAAGCACAAGAGTTTCtagaaattgagaaaaataatgatttaatgCAAAGACAGGAAATCGAAATGGCAAATGTGCACAAAGCTAATAGACAGAAG TTATTAGCCACAATTTCTCAAAGACAATCAAAGTTCGATTCTGCACTCAATAGATTTCAGCAAGGACGGGAAGCTGAGAGGTTCAGACTTATAGAACATCTTCAAGAAG CGGAAAATTATGCTTGCACTTCTATAAAcaatcttttaaaattgagTAAAGAGCCAGTCTGGCAGCTGCTAGAGAAAGAGGAGgaggaaaaaaagaaacttctGAGCGCCGTtgataa GTACAATGCAGATTTGCACAAAACCGACATATTAGCTGCCATGCAAGACATTTTAAAGCAGGaaactgaattatttaataagtataataaaaataaaacagaaacgTCGAGAAGTATTCTAGAATT GGAATTAGAAACTGATACCAAATTGGCGCATATTTTAAAGGGCCAGGAAGCCCATAAAGCAAACTTGGTTCAAAACTTAGTTGAGGATACCCATTTGCAGAAAGCTGCAGTGAGTACTCTGTTGGAAAGGGGTGATGCTCGTAGCTGGGGTTTACTGCAGCAAGTGAGACTTGTTGAATCTCAATTAGCTGCTCTTACAACTATTGAATTGGACAGAAGAAAGCTAAAAATAGATGAGCATTTG AACGAGCTGGCTGAACAACGCGTAAACTTATCTATTTTGTTAATGGATTTGCTGGAGCAACAAAGAGAGAGACGCTCCCAACTTTTATCTACATTACAAACTATGGAGGACAGCATTTGTGATAACTCCGAAGATTTTTGGTTGAGACAATATCAACAGTTGCTGGAAAA attGCCTCAAGGGTTGTCTCATGCCCAGAAAAACATAGATCCGAGGTTGGCTGAAATGCTATTGGCTAATGGTGTCTTACATTGTTTGCCCTTTTTAGCCAAATTGACGCAATCTCAAT CAAACACCAAAAGCATAACTGAGTTAGACCTAATTGAAGCCGGAATTAGGATTCCATTTGACCGTCAAAAAATTCTAGATTCTTTGCACGCTTATTCAAAAGAACAAATATCTTGTAATTACATTCCATCAGCTCCTGCAGCCGAAGAAAACGAAGCCTCAGCTCCTCCCCTACTAGATGATATTAAAGCCATAACCACTGTCGAATGTGTGATATGCTTAGATATAGAG tgCCAAGTGATCTTTGTACCTTGTGGCCACTTTTGCTGTTGCTTCAACTGTTCAGGGCCAGTACAGAAGTGTCCATTATGTAGGACCAATATTGAGAGAAAAGTCACAATGTTGtttcaatag
- the LOC136415642 gene encoding E3 ubiquitin-protein ligase LRSAM1-like isoform X3: MVVSELVSFVTCDIVCTMFRRKKSCNKKLLEHKLYLARENPEPDFDISSCDLSEIPNGIYSLCRVFLKQSLILNKNHLSSLSGGGDLKDLSGLKVLNISHNEFEYLPSDIGLLTNLEEFYLDNNKLKSLPNSLCNLVNLKCLGLSSNKLKLLPEDIGNLSSLKMLNLEGNDMLKQLPKSICKAKLLSNLCLDSENFVYPPSNVVANGLEALMDYICNDVGIEYTASSEELVDRKQDSDLGEIGKPDHFQLKKAQEFLEIEKNNDLMQRQEIEMANVHKANRQKLLATISQRQSKFDSALNRFQQGREAERFRLIEHLQEAENYACTSINNLLKLSKEPVWQLLEKEEEEKKKLLSAVDKYNADLHKTDILAAMQDILKQETELFNKYNKNKTETSRSILELELETDTKLAHILKGQEAHKANLVQNLVEDTHLQKAAVSTLLERGDARSWGLLQQVRLVESQLAALTTIELDRRKLKIDEHLNELAEQRVNLSILLMDLLEQQRERRSQLLSTLQTMEDSICDNSEDFWLRQYQQLLEKLPQGLSHAQKNIDPRLAEMLLANGVLHCLPFLAKLTQSQSNTKSITELDLIEAGIRIPFDRQKILDSLHAYSKEQISCNYIPSAPAAEENEASAPPLLDDIKAITTVECVICLDIECQVIFVPCGHFCCCFNCSGPVQKCPLCRTNIERKVTMLFQ; the protein is encoded by the exons ATGGTTGTATCAGAGCTAGTATCATTTGTAACATGTGATATAGTATGTACAATGTTCAGAAGGAAGAAGTCCTGCAATAAGAAGCTTCTCGAACATAAACTTTATCTG GCAAGAGAGAACCCCGAACCAGACTTTGATATTTCCTCTTGTGACTTATCAGAGATTCCCAATGGTATTTATTCCCTCTGCAGAGTTTTCCTCAAACAGTCTCTCATTCTCAACAAAAATCACTTATCTTCATTATCAGGAGGGGGTGACTTAAAAGATTTATCAGGCTTAAAAGTTCTCAATATATCCCataatgaatttgaatatttgccTAGTGATATTGGGTTGTTAACAAATTTAGAG gAGTTTTATCTGGATAATAACAAACTGAAATCCTTGCCAAACTCACTGTGCAACTTAGTCAATTTGAAATGTCTTGGTTTAAGTAGTAACAAGCTGAAACTACTGCCTGAAGATATAGGAAATTTAAGCTCTTTAAAGATGTTAAACTTAGAGGGAAATGATATGCTAAAACAACTGCCAAAGAGTATTTGCAAAGCAAAACTTTTAAGTAATTTGTGTTTAGATAGTGAGAATTTTGTATACCCTCCAAGTAATGTGGTTGCCAATGGTTTAGAGGCCTTAATGGATTATATTTGTAATG ATGTTGGCATTGAATACACTGCCTCAAGTGAGGAATTGGTTGATAGAAAACAGGATAGTGATTTAGGAGAGATAGGTAAACCTGATCACTTTCAG TTGAAGAAAGCACAAGAGTTTCtagaaattgagaaaaataatgatttaatgCAAAGACAGGAAATCGAAATGGCAAATGTGCACAAAGCTAATAGACAGAAG TTATTAGCCACAATTTCTCAAAGACAATCAAAGTTCGATTCTGCACTCAATAGATTTCAGCAAGGACGGGAAGCTGAGAGGTTCAGACTTATAGAACATCTTCAAGAAG CGGAAAATTATGCTTGCACTTCTATAAAcaatcttttaaaattgagTAAAGAGCCAGTCTGGCAGCTGCTAGAGAAAGAGGAGgaggaaaaaaagaaacttctGAGCGCCGTtgataa GTACAATGCAGATTTGCACAAAACCGACATATTAGCTGCCATGCAAGACATTTTAAAGCAGGaaactgaattatttaataagtataataaaaataaaacagaaacgTCGAGAAGTATTCTAGAATT GGAATTAGAAACTGATACCAAATTGGCGCATATTTTAAAGGGCCAGGAAGCCCATAAAGCAAACTTGGTTCAAAACTTAGTTGAGGATACCCATTTGCAGAAAGCTGCAGTGAGTACTCTGTTGGAAAGGGGTGATGCTCGTAGCTGGGGTTTACTGCAGCAAGTGAGACTTGTTGAATCTCAATTAGCTGCTCTTACAACTATTGAATTGGACAGAAGAAAGCTAAAAATAGATGAGCATTTG AACGAGCTGGCTGAACAACGCGTAAACTTATCTATTTTGTTAATGGATTTGCTGGAGCAACAAAGAGAGAGACGCTCCCAACTTTTATCTACATTACAAACTATGGAGGACAGCATTTGTGATAACTCCGAAGATTTTTGGTTGAGACAATATCAACAGTTGCTGGAAAA attGCCTCAAGGGTTGTCTCATGCCCAGAAAAACATAGATCCGAGGTTGGCTGAAATGCTATTGGCTAATGGTGTCTTACATTGTTTGCCCTTTTTAGCCAAATTGACGCAATCTCAAT CAAACACCAAAAGCATAACTGAGTTAGACCTAATTGAAGCCGGAATTAGGATTCCATTTGACCGTCAAAAAATTCTAGATTCTTTGCACGCTTATTCAAAAGAACAAATATCTTGTAATTACATTCCATCAGCTCCTGCAGCCGAAGAAAACGAAGCCTCAGCTCCTCCCCTACTAGATGATATTAAAGCCATAACCACTGTCGAATGTGTGATATGCTTAGATATAGAG tgCCAAGTGATCTTTGTACCTTGTGGCCACTTTTGCTGTTGCTTCAACTGTTCAGGGCCAGTACAGAAGTGTCCATTATGTAGGACCAATATTGAGAGAAAAGTCACAATGTTGtttcaatag
- the LOC136415642 gene encoding E3 ubiquitin-protein ligase LRSAM1-like isoform X5, giving the protein MVVSELVSFVTCDIVCTMFRRKKSCNKKLLEHKLYLARENPEPDFDISSCDLSEIPNGIYSLCRVFLKQSLILNKNHLSSLSGGGDLKDLSGLKVLNISHNEFEYLPSDIGLLTNLEEFYLDNNKLKSLPNSLCNLVNLKCLGLSSNKLKLLPEDIGNLSSLKMLNLEGNDMLKQLPKSICKAKLLSNLCLDSENFVYPPSNVVANGLEALMDYICNDVGIEYTASSEELVDRKQDSDLGEIGKPDHFQEKICELERKKACKAQEFLEIEKNNDLMQRQEIEMANVHKANRQKLLATISQRQSKFDSALNRFQQGREAERFRLIEHLQEAENYACTSINNLLKLSKEPVWQLLEKEEEEKKKLLSAVDKYNADLHKTDILAAMQDILKQETELFNKYNKNKTETSRSILELELETDTKLAHILKGQEAHKANLVQNLVEDTHLQKAAVSTLLERGDARSWGLLQQVRLVESQLAALTTIELDRRKLKIDEHLNELAEQRVNLSILLMDLLEQQRERRSQLLSTLQTMEDSICDNSEDFWLRQYQQLLEKLPQGLSHAQKNIDPRLAEMLLANGVLHCLPFLAKLTQSQCNN; this is encoded by the exons ATGGTTGTATCAGAGCTAGTATCATTTGTAACATGTGATATAGTATGTACAATGTTCAGAAGGAAGAAGTCCTGCAATAAGAAGCTTCTCGAACATAAACTTTATCTG GCAAGAGAGAACCCCGAACCAGACTTTGATATTTCCTCTTGTGACTTATCAGAGATTCCCAATGGTATTTATTCCCTCTGCAGAGTTTTCCTCAAACAGTCTCTCATTCTCAACAAAAATCACTTATCTTCATTATCAGGAGGGGGTGACTTAAAAGATTTATCAGGCTTAAAAGTTCTCAATATATCCCataatgaatttgaatatttgccTAGTGATATTGGGTTGTTAACAAATTTAGAG gAGTTTTATCTGGATAATAACAAACTGAAATCCTTGCCAAACTCACTGTGCAACTTAGTCAATTTGAAATGTCTTGGTTTAAGTAGTAACAAGCTGAAACTACTGCCTGAAGATATAGGAAATTTAAGCTCTTTAAAGATGTTAAACTTAGAGGGAAATGATATGCTAAAACAACTGCCAAAGAGTATTTGCAAAGCAAAACTTTTAAGTAATTTGTGTTTAGATAGTGAGAATTTTGTATACCCTCCAAGTAATGTGGTTGCCAATGGTTTAGAGGCCTTAATGGATTATATTTGTAATG ATGTTGGCATTGAATACACTGCCTCAAGTGAGGAATTGGTTGATAGAAAACAGGATAGTGATTTAGGAGAGATAGGTAAACCTGATCACTTTCAG gaGAAAATTTGCGAGCTAGAGAGAAAAAAGGCATGt AAAGCACAAGAGTTTCtagaaattgagaaaaataatgatttaatgCAAAGACAGGAAATCGAAATGGCAAATGTGCACAAAGCTAATAGACAGAAG TTATTAGCCACAATTTCTCAAAGACAATCAAAGTTCGATTCTGCACTCAATAGATTTCAGCAAGGACGGGAAGCTGAGAGGTTCAGACTTATAGAACATCTTCAAGAAG CGGAAAATTATGCTTGCACTTCTATAAAcaatcttttaaaattgagTAAAGAGCCAGTCTGGCAGCTGCTAGAGAAAGAGGAGgaggaaaaaaagaaacttctGAGCGCCGTtgataa GTACAATGCAGATTTGCACAAAACCGACATATTAGCTGCCATGCAAGACATTTTAAAGCAGGaaactgaattatttaataagtataataaaaataaaacagaaacgTCGAGAAGTATTCTAGAATT GGAATTAGAAACTGATACCAAATTGGCGCATATTTTAAAGGGCCAGGAAGCCCATAAAGCAAACTTGGTTCAAAACTTAGTTGAGGATACCCATTTGCAGAAAGCTGCAGTGAGTACTCTGTTGGAAAGGGGTGATGCTCGTAGCTGGGGTTTACTGCAGCAAGTGAGACTTGTTGAATCTCAATTAGCTGCTCTTACAACTATTGAATTGGACAGAAGAAAGCTAAAAATAGATGAGCATTTG AACGAGCTGGCTGAACAACGCGTAAACTTATCTATTTTGTTAATGGATTTGCTGGAGCAACAAAGAGAGAGACGCTCCCAACTTTTATCTACATTACAAACTATGGAGGACAGCATTTGTGATAACTCCGAAGATTTTTGGTTGAGACAATATCAACAGTTGCTGGAAAA attGCCTCAAGGGTTGTCTCATGCCCAGAAAAACATAGATCCGAGGTTGGCTGAAATGCTATTGGCTAATGGTGTCTTACATTGTTTGCCCTTTTTAGCCAAATTGACGCAATCTCAATGTAATAATTaa